The nucleotide sequence AGCAGCAGAAAGGCAGGCACTAACGCCGTTGCCAGCCCTTCAAACGGGCGGCTAATGGCCAGCAGACAGGCACCAAGACCCATGATTACACCGTACTGTAGACCTGCCGGGGCTGGCAGCTGACGAAGATGGAACCAGCTCCCAACCACTAAGGCCCCACCCAGCATGGAAACTGGGCCGCCCCAGTACATCTCGCCAAACAGCGGAAGCAGGTGCCAGTGAGCGCCAATAGCCATGCCTCCCAGCAGGGCCGCTGCCGGAGAGGCTATCGCCCGCAAGGCCCACCAGATAGCCAATGTGGCCATGCCGTAGCCCAGCCAGACGCCCGCCATCGGAAAGTTGACAAGCAGCCGGCCAATCAGAAGGAGTAAAGCCTGGGCGGGTGGGTACTTAGAGACATATATCGGATGAACAACAATGTGGGAACTCTCAAAAAAAGGCCATAACGGATGAGACGGGTTGACTAGCCGGCCATGGGCGAATGTATCGGCTGCAAGCAGGTTGCCGAACTCATCATTCAGCAGCGGAAACGGGTCGATCAGAAGGTAGATGAACGTCAGCAAAAACAGGCACCAGAGCGACAAGAGCGCCCCCGCCCGAACCGGTTGGCGGGCGATTTGCTCAAATCCGCGCCAGATTACCTGACCTAACTGATATAGACGGCTTTCGACAGGCAGATAGCGGACAAAAACCGCTACCAACGCAATCAGCAGTCCATGGATCAGATAAAACGTAAGTGTAGCCCCCATTCCAATCAGTTTGGATTAGCATGACGTTATACAAATGCTCATTAGCTAATCTGTTGATTATACGGATGTTACATCTGTATTTACAGGGGGCTATACTAATTCTATCCGAATAGTTTAGCAAGCGGATTTACTGGGCGGAGGTTATGGATATGTTTTTGGTCAACAACTCAACTGATTAAGCACGCTTTACTAGCTTTATGGTCTCAATACCCATACCATTCGCCCCACCACTTCTGCAGGTTCCGGCGGATTTCGGCTTCGCGGGCGTTCTGGCCGGGTTCGTAGAGTTTTTGGCCTTTCAGGTCTTCAGGCAGAAAGTTCTGCAGCGTAAAATTGCCTTCGTATTCGTGGGCGTACTGGTACTCGTTCCCGTAACCAATCTGCTTCATAAGCTTCGTCGGCGCGTTACGTAAGTGCAGCGGCACGGGCAGGTGGGCCGTCTGTTCGGCTAGGGCAATGGCGTCGTTGATCGCTACGTAACTCGCGTTGCTCTTGGGCGAAGTCGCCAGATAAACCGCCACCTGCGACAGAATAATCCGGCCCTCAGGCATGCCAATGGCTTTGATGGCCTGCACCGCTTCCGAAGCCATAATCAGGGCAGTAGGGTTGGCGTTGCCAATATCTTCTGACGCCAGAATCAGCATGCGCCGGGCAATGAACACCGGATCTTCGCCCGCCACGATCATCCGGGCCATCCAGTAGAGAGCTGCGTTCGGGTCGGAGCCGCGCAGGGACTTGATAAAGGCCGAAATAATGTCGTAATGCTGCTCGCCTGATTTATCGTAACGGGCAATGTTCTGCTGGGCTACAGTTGTTACGACCTCGTCCGTAATGAATAACGGTTCGGTCGATACGTGCGCCGAGGCTACTAATTCGAGCAGGTTCAGGAGTTTACGGCCGTCGCCCCCCGATAGCCGCAGCAGGGCATCGTAGGATTCAATCTGAATCTGTTTTGACTGAAGAAACGCATCCTGCGCAATCGCCCGGTCAACTACCTGAATCAGTTCTTCGCGGCTGAGCGCTTCGAGGATATACACCTGGCAGCGCGAGAGCAGGGCGCTGTTCACCTCAAACGACGGATTCTCGGTAGTGGCTCCGATGAGTGTAATCTGTCCTTTTTCGACGGCCCCGAGCAGGGCATCCTGCTGACTTTTGTTGAAGCGGTGAATTTCGTCGATAAAGACCACCGGAGGAAACATACCCGAAGGTCGGCTCAGCACGTCGCGAATCTCTTTAACCCCGGAGTTAATAGCGCTGAGAGCTACAAACGGTCGCTTGACGGTTTCGGCCAGCAGCAGAGCCAGGGTTGTTTTGCCCACGCCCGGCGGTCCCCACAAAATCATGGAGGGCAGCCGCCCGGCGTTAACAGCCCGGCGCAGCGCACCCATAGGGCCAATTAATTTACGCTGGCCAATTACATCGTCGAGGGTGCGGGGGCGAACCCGTTCGGGTAGGGGCGTTGAGTCCGTATTCATCCGGCGAAGTTACCCGAATGGCGGGGTATGCGCAACTGATAGCCGCCGGTCTGGCTACTATATCGGCTGCGGGTTTATACCAACAGAAAGCCCGGTAACTGGAGAGCTACCGGGCTTAGATCAGGTTTAGGAGTAGTCAGGGTTAAAGAGAAACGCTCTCTGGGGTAACGTACCGCTTAAGGTTGCTCATTGCACCAAAGATCAGGTTATAGACCGATTGAATATTGATCTGCATCAGAGCCGAAATTTCTTCGTTGCTCATGTTCTGAAAATACCGCAGGTGAACGGCTTCACGCTGACGGCGGGGTAATTTTTCAAGAGCCTGATGCAGGCATTCATTCATAAAAGAATCTTCTTCAAAGGCAATCAGCTGGTTCTCGTGCGACGGATCAGCGCCGGGGAGCGTATCACCGATACGCCGGCCATTGGTGATGTCGTCCTGACTGACCAGCTTCTGCTCGGCGGTCAGGTGACGAACCAGTTTCCGTTTGATGGAAGCCATCAGATAAAACCGGACCGAAGTTGTCGGGCCGATGGTTGTCCGATGTTTCCACAATTCAACGAACAGGTCGTGAATGCAATCTTTAATCAGTGCGCGGTCGGTAGCAAAGTGGGCGCAATAGTGGTAAAGGGTTTGAACATAGTTTTGATACAAGCGAGCGAAAGCGTTTTCATCACCACCTCTGAATAGGTTCCAAAGCGTTTCATCATCCGGGCCGGACTGGGTACGAGAACGGGGCATGAGTAGGTTAGGTAAGGGTTGAGGATGCGATTCAGCTCTGTAAACTTACCGATAAATAATTGAATTAAAAAAGGTAGTTAAAATAAAATTTTTTTGTGGGCTTATTTCACAATTTGAAGAGGGGTAAATATGAATCGATTTCCGTTGAACAAACCGCGGTCGCTGAGCTTTAAAGAAGGTATCACCAGCAAAGCCATAAAGGACAGTGTCATATAGGGCGCAGCGAGGACACTCCCCAAATTTGCTTTGGCAAACTCGTCGAGCAACGTGTATTGGGCCGCAATCTCATACCCATCCGTGTCCGTCATCAAACCGGCAACGGGCAGCGGCAGCAGTTGTTCGTCGGCTGTGGTAGTCAGATGCAGGAATGTTCGTCGGCTCATCAGCTCGGAGTCGTGTTCGTGAGGAGCCGTTCCGGCCACCGCCGACAGCCCACCGCCGGCCTCAATAACCAGATTAACGGCCCGGCAGATACTGGCGTCGTCGCAGCCTACCGCCGTGATGTTGTGGGAGTCGTGCCCCACCGATGAGGCAATGGCACCCTGTTTCAATCCAAAGTTTTTAATGAAAGCGACCGCCGGGGGCATATCCTCATAACGGTTAACGACAGCGAGCTTGAGCAAATCCCGATCCACGTCCGGCACGAGCTGGCCGTTTTCAAGTTTCGGCTCCAGGTGCAGTTCGTTGGTGATCAGCTGGCCATCGAGCGCTTCAATCACGCGGATCAGGCCCGTCGCTTCACCATCTGTGGAAGCCGGGACGATAAACTCGGCGGGTTCTTTCGGGGAGCAGTTGAACTGATTCAGGGCTGCACTGCGCAGATCCGGAATCCGGGATTGACCATCTTCAGCTACGATCTCACCATTGATAACCGTTTGCCGAACCCGGAAGCTCTGTAAATCTTCGACCAGAATATAATCGGCCGGGTCACCCTCGCGCAGCAGACCCACCGGCAGCCGGTAATGCAGAACCGGGTTCATACAGGCCGCCCGCAGAATGTTCCAGAGCGAATGGCCCTTTGCCCGCGCACGCACCACCAGTTGATTAATATGTCCCTGGGCCAGAGTATCGGGATGCTTGTCGTCCGAACAGAACATAATCTGAGTCGGAAACTCGCTTAGCAGCGGAATCAGAGCCTCGAAGTTACGGGCCGCGCTGCCTTCACGAATCAGGATGTGCATACCCCGCCGGGCCTTGTCCAGACCTTCTTCAAACGTAAAGCACTCGTGATCGGTTGTAATACCGGCGTCGATGTAACGTTGCGCGTCTTCGCCGGTAAGACCGGGGGCGTGGCCGTCAATGGGTTTGTTGAAAGCATTGGCCAGGGCGATTTTGGCCATGACCTCGCCATCCTGCTGCAGCACACCCGGAAAATTCATCATCTCGGCGAGGTAGCCAATCTCTTTCAGACCGAGCAGATACCTGACGTCGCTGACGCCAATGGTGGCCCCCGCCGTTTCGAAAGCCGTTGCCGGGACGCATGAGGGCGCGCCGAACATAAATTTAAACGGAACCCGTTTGCCTTCCTGAATCATATACTCAACACCCGGTACGCCCAGCACGTTACCAATTTCGTGAGGGTCTGATACGGTTGCGACCGTGCCATGCACCACGGCCAGCCGCGCGAACTGGGGCGGGGTAAGCAGCGAGCTTTCAATGTGAACATGGGCATCTACAAAACCCGGCAGCAGATAAGGCTCATCCGCCCGCTCGGGCCCGAGTCGTTCGAAGCGGGCAATCCGTCCGTTCTCGACGGTCAGGGTGCCGTAATAAATTGTCTGGTCGAAAAGATTCAGAATATTGGCCGTGGGCATAAATCAGATACGGATGAAAAGTTTTCGGCGGTACATCCACCAGAGAATCAGATAAAAAACCGCCAGCGTGGCTATACCAATCAGCAGGGGTTCATAAACCGGGCCAAACACCTGAAACGGACCGTGACCAAGATGAATATAAAAGGAGTTAATGATGAAGCGGTCAATCAAATGCACCAGGCAGTAAATGGCAATGGAGTTCATGCCGATCACCACGAGCGGGAAGGCCCAGCCGCGTTTGTCGGCTCTGTCGATCAGGGCGTAGAACCCGGCCAGCAGCCAGCAGCACCAGCCACCGCTGAACAAAACCCAGGCCGGCGTCCAGATGCGCTTGACTACGGGGCAGATGCCCGTCACCTGCAGCATAAGTCCCAGCGTAATCCCGGCAGCACCGGCAATGAGTAATCGTTTTAGGACGGCGTTATGCGCTAGTCCGGCGCGCAGCCAGCGACCGACCTGGAGGCCCAGCAGCATCGTGCCGAGGGTCGGGATAAAGCTAAGCGTGGCGTAACCGCCCCCGTTAAACAGGAACGGATGTTCGCGCGGGAACAGGTTCAGAAACCATGTATCAAACGCCCAGGCGAGGTTGCTGTTTTTGTTGAAGTGAACCATCAGACCCGTATAATGCTCCGGCCAGTTGGCTGGTACGCCTACGGCGGTATAATCGAAATTTGGGCCGGGGGCTGGGTAGAGAACGAAAGCCAGCCAATACAACACCAGAATACCGGCAAAGGCAATCCAGCCGGTGCGGGGTCGGGCGTAGCCCAGCAGAAATAAAAACGGGTAGCCTAAACCAATCTGCGACAGCGTATCCTCGAACGTAAAATAGGTCTGGCTGGCGTGGATGGAACGTAAAAAAACGCCCAGCAAAACCAGAATCAGCGACCGCCGGAGCGCGTGAGCGAACTGATGACCAAATGAATGCCCCTGGGTTAATCGGCTGGCGAGGGAATAAGGCAGAGCAACACCCACCAGAAACGAAAACGACGGCTGAATCAGGTCGTGCAGCGAACAGCCCGCCCATTCGACATGACTTTGGTGATAGGCCAGAAACGCCCAGAAGGCGCTGTCGGGAAAGGCCTCGTGTAACTTATGAAACTGCAGCAATTCGGCTGCCATCAGAAACATGACAAAACCCCGGTAGGCATCCATCGACATCAGGCGGCCGGCCAGGAAAGGGCCCGATTGAGCGGGCAGAGCCGACGCGTTGGCCGACCGGACGCCGGTTGGGTTTTCGGGCAGAGGAAACGACATGAGCAGGCAGGGTTTGGGCGTCAAAAGTTGGGAATGCCGCCCACATTCGCAAAAGAGTTGGATTAAAGTTTTTGCCAACAAGTGGTATATTTCGGTCTGTCACGTCTCTTTACTGAAAACCAGATATCCAAGAATGCCTGCCCGCGTATTGAAAGTCCACCCCGCCGATAACGTCATCGTCGCCCTGCGCGATCTGTCGGCCGGGGAGCAAATCGAATTCGATGGCCAGACCTACGTACTGCCGTATGCCGTAGGGGCTAAACATAAATTCGTCACCGAAGACCGCCAGCCCGGCGATCCAATCAGGATGTATGGCGTGCTGGTGGGTAAGGCTACCCGGCCCATCCAGCGGGGTGAACCCATCACGACCTTTAATCTCAAACACGACGCCGATCGCTACGGCCTCGACAAAAAACAGCCTTACGCCTGGCTGCCGCCCGATGTATCGCGCTGGCAGAATCGCACCTTCATGGGCTATCACCGCGCTGATGGCAGCGTTGGGACCCGTAACTACTGGCTTGTGGTGCCGTTGGTGTTCTGCGAAAACCGCAATGTGTTGATTTTGAAGGACGCTTTCGAGCGCGAACTGGGGTACGCCCAGCCCGAAACGTACCGCGAACAAGTGCATGAACTCCTGAGCCTATACCGGGCGGGCGATCTGGACGTCATTAAAAAGATGCAGCCGTTTGTCGATGCCTCGCAGAATCGGACGTTACCCCAGCCTAACCCAACGAAAGCGAACCGGCCCTTCAAAAACGTTGACGGGATCAAGTTCCTGACGCATGAGATGGGCTGTGGCGGCACCCGGCAGGATTCGGCTTATCTGGGCTCGCTGCTGGCGGGGTTCATTAACAACCCGAACGTAGCAGGTGCAACGGTGCTGAGCCTGGGCTGCCAGCACCTGCAGGCCGACACGATCGAAAATGAAATCAAGCGCCAGAATCCGAAGTTCAATAAACCTCTGCTGATATTTGAACAGCAGGCCGGCACCGAATATGCTCTGATGGCGCAGGCGGTGAAAGAAACGTTTCTGGGCCTGATCCAGATCGACAACGTTGAACGGCAGCCCGCTCCGCTGAGCGCATTGACTATCGGACTGAAATGTGGTGGTTCCGATGGCTTTTCGGGTATTTCTGCCAATCCGGTGCTGGGTCAACTGTCGGATATTGTAGTTGGGCTTGGTGGCAAAACTGTGCTGGCCGAATTTCCTGAACTCAACGGCGTGGAGCAGGAACTGATTAATCGCACGCCCGACACAGCCAAAGCCCAGAAATTCATTGACCTGATGGGCAGCTATTCCGCTTCGGCCGAAGCCGTTGGGTCGGGTTTCGATATGAACCCGTCGCCGGGTAATATTAAGGATGGTCTGATTACCGACGCTATCAAGTCGGCGGGAGCCGCCAAAAAAGGCGGGACCGCCCCCGTTGCCGATGTACTGGACTACGCCGAACCCGCCACCACGCCCGGTCTGAACCTGCTCTGCACCCCCGGCAACGACGTAGAAGCGACGACGGGCATGGCCGGGTCGGGTACCAACGTCATTCTGTTCACGACTGGTCTGGGAACGCCTACGGGGAATCCCGTTTGTCCGGTCGTGAAGATTTCGACCAACACGGTCCTCCAACGGCGCATGCCCGACGTCATCGATTTTGACAGCGGCCCCATTATCGATGGCGAGCAAAGTATTGAACAAAATGCCGATGCCCTGCTGGAGTACATTGTCCGGCTGGCTTCGGGCGAAGAAATTACCCAGGCCGAACGGTTGGGGCAGGACGATTTTATTCCCTGGAAACGGGGGGTATCACTTTAACTAAGCGAAGCGCGAAAGCAAATGGGGCTGTTATCGCTCATTCAGTTTTCGCGCGTTCATTCTTTCGCCCTATAAACATGTTTTCACTTAAAAACAAAACGGCTCTCATTACCGGCGGAGCCAGTGGAATCGGGTTGGCTATCGCTAAAACGTTTGCTCAGGCCGGGGCGTCCGTCCACATTCTGGACCTCAACCAGGATCAGGCTGAGCAGGCCGCAGACGACATCCGGCAGGCGGGGGGCCAGGCTGCGAGCCATGCCGTTGACGTATCGAATCAGCAGCAGGCCATTGATGTTGTCGGCCGCATTGCCAGTCGGGAACCCATTCATATTCTGGTCAATAACGCGGGGGTATCGCATATCGGCACCGTTGAAACCACAACCGAAGCCGACTTCGACCGTATTTTCCGGATCAATGTTAAAGGCGTTTACAACTGTCTTTACGCGGTCATTCCGCACCTGAAAGCTAACGGTGGTGGCGTTATTCTGAACATGGCTTCGGTGGCCGCAACGCTGGGTTTGTCTGATCGCTTTGCGTACTCGATGAGTAAGGGTGCGGTGCTGACCATGACGCTATCGGTCGCAAAGGATTACCTCAACGACAATATTCGCTGCAACTGCATTTCACCCGCGCGGGTGCATACGCCCTTCGTTGATGGGTTTCTGGCCAAAAATTATCCCGGTCGGGAAGCTGAGATGTTTGAAAAACTGTCGAAAACGCAGCCCATTGGCCGCATGGCTGAGCCCCAGGAAGTAGGCGCCCTGGCTCTGTATCTCTGCTCTGACGAAGCCGGTTTCATTACGGGAACGGATTATCCGCTGGACGGTGGGTTCATCCGGCTGAATAGCTGATGGAGTATGGCCGCCGGAAGATTTCCGGTAATGAGTCTGGGCCGAAGTCTCAGGAAGCGGGTAGAGATAGCGTAAACTCGTGGACCCTGGTTAGGCTGTCGTATGCATAGCTAACGATTATGCCGTACCGATCGGCGATCTGTTTTACCAGGGCAAGACCCAAACCCGTTGAATTGGGCCGGGCCGGATTCTTGACGAACCGACCAAAAAGCTGATCCGCTGGAAAGGGTAACGGCGGCCCAGCATTCCGCGTTTTCAGGTGAGTAGGGGTCAGAATGATTGTTGAGCCGGTGCTGGTATCGGCGTGCAGGATCGCATTTTTCAGCAGGTTCGTTACCAGAACTTCGGCCAAATAAGGGTTAAGGGTCTTTTGGACGCCCGGACTAACCTGACGCTGCCAGGTCATTTTCCGGTAATCGGCCAGCGGAATAAACTGCCGGTATAGACTCTCAACCAGATCGCTCAGGTCGACCCGCTGCTGTTCGGCAAACTGCCTGTTGTCTATTTTGGTCAGCAGCAGCAGACTTTTGTTGAGGTTCACCAATCGCCGAACCGAGTTCTGGGCTGATTCCATCAGCTCGACCTGCTCTGACGTGAGCGGTTCGGTGCCCAGCAGGCTGTCCAGCTGGGCCGTAACCAGGGCCAGCGGAGTCTGCATTTCGTGGGCTGCATGGTCGGTGAACTCTTTCTGGACCCGGAACTGCTGGTAGAGGTTTCGGCTCATAGCATTCAGAGCTGCGCTGACCGCACTGAACTCCGCAATGACGCTGTCCGGAAAGACAGTCGGAGTATTCTCATCCAGCCGGTACTCTCGGAGCCGGTTTGTCAGACGGTAGAACGGCTGCCATAGTCGTCGTGACACCCATCCGTTGAGCAGCACCAGCAAACCCAGCAGGATGATAAACCCACCGGTTACGACCAGCGACAGAAAATGAGCAATCTCATTCAGTTCGCCCATAGCCTGCCGGACGGTGATGCGATACGTTTTTCCCCGCACAACTTCGGTGCTCACAAGCTGACGAACTGGGATGCGTTGATTCTCCCGCCAGTCAAAAGCCAGCGTATCTGTAAACACCGGACCTATGAGACGCCCAAACCCTACCGGCTCCACGCGCGGATTGTCTAAAGGAAACCGACCCGCAAACTGGTGCCCCTGCGCTAATTGCTGACGGACATAAGCCAGATCGCTGCTCAACTGCTCGTCTATTTCGTACTGAATGCCCCGGTAAATCAGCAGATGGAATAACCAGCCACCCCCAATTACCACCGGCACCGAGACCAGAAAGAGATACAACAACGTTTTACGCAGTAAACTCATATTGTTTGGCTGAACAGATACCCTGCTCCGTACCGGGTTCTGATATAGTCCGGACAGTCCCGATCAATCAATTTCCGGCGCAGGTTCTTGATGTGCGTATACAGAAAATCGTGCGAATCGGCTCCATCCATATAATCGCCCCAGACCGATTCGGCGATGGCAGCCTTCGTCAGCAGCCGGTTTGGATTCGCCATGAAAAACAGCAGCAGTTGGTATTCTTTCTCCGTGAGGTCAACCGGTTCGCCGGCGACATGTACCTGATGGGACTGGGCATCTACCGAAATAGCCCCAAACGTAAGGAGCGTATTTCCGCCGAAAAATCGGCGACGGAGCACGGACTTGATCCGGGCGTTGAGTTCGGGCAGGTGAAAAGGCTTGGTCAGGTAATCGTCCGAACCGAGTTCCAGCCCCAGCAGCTTATCGTTGAGCGAATCTTTGGCGGAAATAATAATGAGGCCCGGCGTGGATACGCCGGGCATGGGCCCGGAAGCCGGTTTTTGATCGGCTTTAACCTGCCGGATCAGATTCAATCCATTGCCATCGGGCAAACCATTGTCGACCACAATGCAGTCATAGACATAGTCATGGATGGCTAAACTCGCCTGGGCGTAGGTCGTGGCTGTCGTAACGATGTATTTTTCCTCTTCCAGAAAATGGCGCATCGCCCCAAGCAGGGTCACTTCGTCTTCCACCAGCAGAATTTTCATAATCAGACAATTTACCAATGATACAGCCAGAATCTGAAGTAAATCTGAGTTACCGCTTCAGATTTGCTCCTGAATTACCAGTTAGCTTTGTGCCGTAATTCAGCTGTCTCTATCCGAATGAAACCAATTCTTCTATTTCTGCTGCTGGTTTGCGGGAGCATTAGCGCCCAGGCTCAAACGAACGCCGTAACGCTGTCGGGAACGATTAAGGAAGCTAAAACTAAGACGGCACTTCCGTTTGTGAACGTTACCCTGCTGACGCCGGCTGACAGCGCCTTTGTGCGGGGAGCCATTACTAACGAGGCCGGCTTGTTTTCTATGTCCGGTATTAGCCCCGGTAACTACTTTCTCAAAGTTACCTATATCGGCTACCAGACCCGGATGCAGGCGGTTCGGGTTGGCCAGCTCAGTGAGTTTTTAAACCTGGGCACAATCGAACTACCTGAAGAAGTAGCGCAACTGGGCGAGGTTGTCGTGAAGGCCCAACAGGAAACGATTGCCAGTACGCTGGAAAAGAAAACCTTTACCCTGGCCGATAACATCAGCCAGGCCGGTGGTTCAGCTCTGGAAGCCATGAAAAACCTGCCGGGCATCACCGTAGGCGATGGAGGGCGGGTGCAGCTTCGTGGAAGCGATAAGGTAATGGTGCTTATTGATGGCCAGCAAACGGCGTTAACGGGTTTTGGTAGTCAATCCGGGCTGGACAATATCCCGGCGTCGGCCATTGACCGAATTGAAATCATAAACAATCCCTCCGCCAGATTCGACGCCAATGGCAATGCGGGAATCATTAACATCATCTATAAAAAAGAAAAGAAAGAAGGCTTTAACGGAAAAATTGGTCTGTCTGCTGGGTTGGGAGCCCTTTGGGTGAAGCAGGAAAACTTCCCAACGATTCGGCCTCAGTACCAGCGTACGCCAAAAGTCAACCCATCGGTATCGCTCAATTACCGCCGGAACAAGGTCAATCTGTTCTTTCAGGGTGATAATCTCTACACGCAGACGCTGAATAAAAATGAGTTTGCCGACCGGTTTTACGACACGGGTGAAGTAATTCGCCAGCAAACCAAACGTAATCGGAATACGAACATCGCGACCGCCAAAGCGGGGTTGGACTGGTCTGTTAATGCAAACAACACCATCACCGTGTCGGGCCTGTTCAGCAGTGAGAAAATCATTGACCGGGGCGACGAGCCATTCTTCAATGGCAATCTGAGCGAGCGGCTGCGCTTGTGGCAGTTTCTGGAGGATGAACTGAAAACTACCGTTACTGCCACAATCAACTGGCAGCATCGTTTCAAACAGCCCGGAAGGCTGCTCAGCGCGGGTTTTAACTATACCTTCCACCGGGAGGACGAAAAATATTTCTTCACGAATATCCTGCCGGCCTATACCGGACTGGACGCGTTTAAACTCCTGTCTGACGAGCACGTAGGCGATTGGACGGTGGATTATGTGCAGCCATTGCGCTATGGTCGGGTAGAAGCCGGCGCTAAATTTC is from Spirosoma taeanense and encodes:
- a CDS encoding sensor histidine kinase, encoding MSLLRKTLLYLFLVSVPVVIGGGWLFHLLIYRGIQYEIDEQLSSDLAYVRQQLAQGHQFAGRFPLDNPRVEPVGFGRLIGPVFTDTLAFDWRENQRIPVRQLVSTEVVRGKTYRITVRQAMGELNEIAHFLSLVVTGGFIILLGLLVLLNGWVSRRLWQPFYRLTNRLREYRLDENTPTVFPDSVIAEFSAVSAALNAMSRNLYQQFRVQKEFTDHAAHEMQTPLALVTAQLDSLLGTEPLTSEQVELMESAQNSVRRLVNLNKSLLLLTKIDNRQFAEQQRVDLSDLVESLYRQFIPLADYRKMTWQRQVSPGVQKTLNPYLAEVLVTNLLKNAILHADTSTGSTIILTPTHLKTRNAGPPLPFPADQLFGRFVKNPARPNSTGLGLALVKQIADRYGIIVSYAYDSLTRVHEFTLSLPAS
- a CDS encoding SDR family NAD(P)-dependent oxidoreductase — translated: MFSLKNKTALITGGASGIGLAIAKTFAQAGASVHILDLNQDQAEQAADDIRQAGGQAASHAVDVSNQQQAIDVVGRIASREPIHILVNNAGVSHIGTVETTTEADFDRIFRINVKGVYNCLYAVIPHLKANGGGVILNMASVAATLGLSDRFAYSMSKGAVLTMTLSVAKDYLNDNIRCNCISPARVHTPFVDGFLAKNYPGREAEMFEKLSKTQPIGRMAEPQEVGALALYLCSDEAGFITGTDYPLDGGFIRLNS
- a CDS encoding acyltransferase family protein, producing MDAYRGFVMFLMAAELLQFHKLHEAFPDSAFWAFLAYHQSHVEWAGCSLHDLIQPSFSFLVGVALPYSLASRLTQGHSFGHQFAHALRRSLILVLLGVFLRSIHASQTYFTFEDTLSQIGLGYPFLFLLGYARPRTGWIAFAGILVLYWLAFVLYPAPGPNFDYTAVGVPANWPEHYTGLMVHFNKNSNLAWAFDTWFLNLFPREHPFLFNGGGYATLSFIPTLGTMLLGLQVGRWLRAGLAHNAVLKRLLIAGAAGITLGLMLQVTGICPVVKRIWTPAWVLFSGGWCCWLLAGFYALIDRADKRGWAFPLVVIGMNSIAIYCLVHLIDRFIINSFYIHLGHGPFQVFGPVYEPLLIGIATLAVFYLILWWMYRRKLFIRI
- a CDS encoding RNA polymerase sigma factor is translated as MPRSRTQSGPDDETLWNLFRGGDENAFARLYQNYVQTLYHYCAHFATDRALIKDCIHDLFVELWKHRTTIGPTTSVRFYLMASIKRKLVRHLTAEQKLVSQDDITNGRRIGDTLPGADPSHENQLIAFEEDSFMNECLHQALEKLPRRQREAVHLRYFQNMSNEEISALMQINIQSVYNLIFGAMSNLKRYVTPESVSL
- the ade gene encoding adenine deaminase, encoding MPTANILNLFDQTIYYGTLTVENGRIARFERLGPERADEPYLLPGFVDAHVHIESSLLTPPQFARLAVVHGTVATVSDPHEIGNVLGVPGVEYMIQEGKRVPFKFMFGAPSCVPATAFETAGATIGVSDVRYLLGLKEIGYLAEMMNFPGVLQQDGEVMAKIALANAFNKPIDGHAPGLTGEDAQRYIDAGITTDHECFTFEEGLDKARRGMHILIREGSAARNFEALIPLLSEFPTQIMFCSDDKHPDTLAQGHINQLVVRARAKGHSLWNILRAACMNPVLHYRLPVGLLREGDPADYILVEDLQSFRVRQTVINGEIVAEDGQSRIPDLRSAALNQFNCSPKEPAEFIVPASTDGEATGLIRVIEALDGQLITNELHLEPKLENGQLVPDVDRDLLKLAVVNRYEDMPPAVAFIKNFGLKQGAIASSVGHDSHNITAVGCDDASICRAVNLVIEAGGGLSAVAGTAPHEHDSELMSRRTFLHLTTTADEQLLPLPVAGLMTDTDGYEIAAQYTLLDEFAKANLGSVLAAPYMTLSFMALLVIPSLKLSDRGLFNGNRFIFTPLQIVK
- a CDS encoding replication-associated recombination protein A; translation: MNTDSTPLPERVRPRTLDDVIGQRKLIGPMGALRRAVNAGRLPSMILWGPPGVGKTTLALLLAETVKRPFVALSAINSGVKEIRDVLSRPSGMFPPVVFIDEIHRFNKSQQDALLGAVEKGQITLIGATTENPSFEVNSALLSRCQVYILEALSREELIQVVDRAIAQDAFLQSKQIQIESYDALLRLSGGDGRKLLNLLELVASAHVSTEPLFITDEVVTTVAQQNIARYDKSGEQHYDIISAFIKSLRGSDPNAALYWMARMIVAGEDPVFIARRMLILASEDIGNANPTALIMASEAVQAIKAIGMPEGRIILSQVAVYLATSPKSNASYVAINDAIALAEQTAHLPVPLHLRNAPTKLMKQIGYGNEYQYAHEYEGNFTLQNFLPEDLKGQKLYEPGQNAREAEIRRNLQKWWGEWYGY
- a CDS encoding response regulator transcription factor translates to MKILLVEDEVTLLGAMRHFLEEEKYIVTTATTYAQASLAIHDYVYDCIVVDNGLPDGNGLNLIRQVKADQKPASGPMPGVSTPGLIIISAKDSLNDKLLGLELGSDDYLTKPFHLPELNARIKSVLRRRFFGGNTLLTFGAISVDAQSHQVHVAGEPVDLTEKEYQLLLFFMANPNRLLTKAAIAESVWGDYMDGADSHDFLYTHIKNLRRKLIDRDCPDYIRTRYGAGYLFSQTI
- a CDS encoding UxaA family hydrolase; this translates as MPARVLKVHPADNVIVALRDLSAGEQIEFDGQTYVLPYAVGAKHKFVTEDRQPGDPIRMYGVLVGKATRPIQRGEPITTFNLKHDADRYGLDKKQPYAWLPPDVSRWQNRTFMGYHRADGSVGTRNYWLVVPLVFCENRNVLILKDAFERELGYAQPETYREQVHELLSLYRAGDLDVIKKMQPFVDASQNRTLPQPNPTKANRPFKNVDGIKFLTHEMGCGGTRQDSAYLGSLLAGFINNPNVAGATVLSLGCQHLQADTIENEIKRQNPKFNKPLLIFEQQAGTEYALMAQAVKETFLGLIQIDNVERQPAPLSALTIGLKCGGSDGFSGISANPVLGQLSDIVVGLGGKTVLAEFPELNGVEQELINRTPDTAKAQKFIDLMGSYSASAEAVGSGFDMNPSPGNIKDGLITDAIKSAGAAKKGGTAPVADVLDYAEPATTPGLNLLCTPGNDVEATTGMAGSGTNVILFTTGLGTPTGNPVCPVVKISTNTVLQRRMPDVIDFDSGPIIDGEQSIEQNADALLEYIVRLASGEEITQAERLGQDDFIPWKRGVSL